One stretch of Brevibacillus laterosporus DNA includes these proteins:
- a CDS encoding TolC family protein, whose translation MNFPYSKKWVALTVAAMVMTSGSGLAMAATTTPAKVTTQEVNVKKEQEVGANDLTVEKAVELTLENNIDYKKAKIDVDNALIRVNNANYSGAKIKEDMIENLGTAQGKYVATVRAEGQKEIGKLSLKRSEGSFKLGTEKVYFDLLNAEDDLVLKKQSLERSESQLKIANAAFSVGTRAKTDVLQAEAGVAQAKAAVAQAESATDIARLSLNKFMGVDLNKKWNLLTKQTSEKVEVMDVEKAIEKALKERVDILTAEQEIKNSEKELEVIEKYSILSGFTGQEAQNTYEKNKLTLTQTQNQVKMDLMQSYYNLNSIKTSLEALKKGTEAASESYRLTKLRFENGLATAIEVVSAEEELAKAENNYQMNLYKLNLAVMAYENAILQPASGQ comes from the coding sequence ATGAATTTTCCTTATTCAAAAAAATGGGTCGCGCTAACAGTAGCAGCGATGGTTATGACTTCAGGTAGTGGACTTGCTATGGCAGCAACTACTACACCTGCGAAAGTAACGACTCAAGAAGTGAATGTAAAGAAAGAACAAGAAGTTGGTGCAAACGATCTTACTGTGGAAAAAGCAGTAGAACTTACATTGGAAAACAATATTGATTATAAAAAGGCAAAGATCGATGTAGACAATGCCCTGATTAGGGTGAATAACGCCAATTATAGCGGTGCTAAAATCAAGGAAGATATGATTGAAAATTTGGGCACTGCTCAGGGGAAATATGTAGCAACTGTTCGTGCAGAAGGACAAAAGGAGATTGGTAAGCTCTCTTTAAAGCGTTCAGAAGGTAGCTTTAAGCTGGGTACAGAGAAAGTATATTTTGATTTGTTAAATGCAGAAGATGATCTAGTATTGAAGAAACAAAGCTTAGAACGTTCTGAATCTCAATTGAAGATTGCTAACGCTGCTTTTAGCGTAGGTACACGTGCCAAGACAGATGTATTGCAAGCAGAAGCAGGGGTAGCTCAAGCGAAGGCTGCAGTTGCACAAGCTGAGTCTGCTACAGACATTGCTAGACTCTCTCTTAATAAATTCATGGGTGTAGATCTGAATAAAAAGTGGAACCTACTTACAAAACAAACAAGTGAAAAAGTAGAAGTAATGGATGTAGAAAAAGCGATCGAGAAAGCGCTAAAAGAACGTGTAGACATTTTAACCGCTGAACAAGAAATTAAGAATTCAGAAAAAGAGCTCGAAGTTATTGAGAAATACTCCATCCTCTCTGGATTCACAGGTCAAGAGGCTCAAAACACCTATGAAAAAAACAAATTAACGTTAACTCAAACTCAAAATCAAGTGAAAATGGACCTTATGCAGTCCTATTACAATCTGAATTCTATTAAAACATCATTAGAAGCTCTAAAAAAAGGAACAGAAGCTGCTTCAGAGAGTTATCGTTTGACCAAATTGCGTTTTGAGAACGGTCTGGCGACAGCGATTGAAGTAGTAAGTGCTGAGGAAGAGCTAGCAAAAGCGGAAAACAATTACCAAATGAATTTGTATAAGCTGAACTTGGCTGTGATGGCGTACGAAAATGCAATTTTGCAACCAGCTAGTGGTCAATAA
- a CDS encoding YigZ family protein — translation MLQHYKTVAGYGEDEIIIERSRFIGYAQRVTTEEEATAFIAMIKKKHWDATHNCSAFIMGENDQIQRSSDDGEPSGTAGKPILECIKKNGVKDTVVVVTRYFGGIKLGAGGLVRAYTAGTVTALKAAGIVAHILHQEVIIALDYHWWGKVENELRLGNHRVEGIDYADTVTVHVQLPQGEETTFIERITDLTNGQATLTLGTKEYVELPVEAIQEDTE, via the coding sequence ATGTTACAACATTATAAAACCGTGGCCGGCTACGGGGAAGATGAGATCATTATCGAACGTTCTCGCTTCATTGGATATGCACAGCGAGTGACCACAGAAGAAGAGGCTACTGCTTTCATTGCCATGATTAAGAAAAAGCATTGGGACGCTACCCATAACTGCTCTGCATTCATCATGGGAGAGAACGACCAAATCCAGCGTTCTAGCGACGACGGTGAACCGAGCGGTACAGCCGGCAAGCCCATATTAGAATGCATCAAGAAAAATGGTGTGAAAGATACTGTTGTCGTCGTAACTCGTTACTTTGGTGGTATCAAATTAGGAGCAGGTGGGCTAGTACGTGCTTATACAGCTGGTACGGTCACTGCTTTGAAAGCGGCAGGCATCGTTGCCCACATTCTTCACCAAGAAGTAATCATTGCACTCGACTATCATTGGTGGGGGAAGGTGGAAAACGAGTTGCGACTTGGAAACCACCGGGTAGAAGGTATAGACTATGCAGATACCGTAACCGTGCATGTGCAGTTGCCACAAGGGGAAGAAACAACTTTTATCGAACGAATCACAGACCTTACAAACGGACAAGCTACACTGACTCTTGGTACAAAAGAGTATGTGGAGCTACCTGTTGAAGCCATTCAGGAAGATACAGAGTGA
- a CDS encoding undecaprenyl/decaprenyl-phosphate alpha-N-acetylglucosaminyl 1-phosphate transferase encodes MSGYVFGLLTAMVVAFIATPYVKKLAIKIGAVDAPNDRKVHTKIMPRMGGLAIFIGFVFALFIFLKPLTNEMLGIFIGGTIVLITGILDDKYQLSPKWKLLGQIVGTAVVVMGFGLKIGVVNLPFGNVGLDFSTGWLALLAIPITMVWIIGVTNAINLIDGLDGLSAGVSGIATATMAVMAIIMKDTGVAMYCFILLGAIVGFLYFNFHPAKIFMGDTGALFLGFNLAALSIMGFKEAVFVSFIIPIVVLGVPLWDTFFAIVRRILNNKPISSADKGHLHHCLLNMGLSHRATVITIYGMSAFFGGAAILLTQVTNAQHTIWMTLIILAVLGFVIHMVTEIVGLVGRKHRPILNAYERLKLKVSNSIRRGQ; translated from the coding sequence ATGTCTGGTTATGTCTTCGGACTGTTGACTGCAATGGTTGTGGCTTTTATCGCTACACCATATGTAAAGAAGCTAGCAATAAAAATTGGAGCAGTAGACGCTCCCAACGACCGAAAAGTACACACGAAAATTATGCCGCGAATGGGCGGTCTTGCGATTTTTATAGGATTTGTTTTTGCTCTTTTTATCTTTCTAAAACCTTTGACAAATGAAATGCTGGGAATCTTTATTGGTGGAACCATTGTTCTAATCACAGGGATTCTTGATGATAAGTATCAATTGTCTCCAAAATGGAAGCTGCTTGGACAGATAGTGGGAACGGCAGTTGTCGTGATGGGCTTTGGCTTAAAGATTGGAGTAGTTAATCTCCCATTCGGCAATGTTGGTCTAGATTTCTCCACTGGCTGGTTAGCTCTGCTAGCCATTCCAATTACGATGGTGTGGATTATTGGAGTCACTAATGCTATTAATCTCATTGATGGATTAGATGGATTGTCTGCTGGAGTATCTGGTATCGCTACAGCTACCATGGCTGTGATGGCAATTATCATGAAAGATACCGGCGTTGCGATGTATTGTTTCATTTTGCTTGGAGCAATCGTTGGCTTCCTTTATTTTAACTTTCATCCAGCTAAAATCTTTATGGGTGATACAGGAGCACTATTCTTAGGTTTTAATTTAGCTGCTCTGTCAATTATGGGCTTTAAAGAAGCTGTATTTGTTTCCTTTATCATTCCGATCGTAGTTCTTGGGGTTCCATTGTGGGATACATTCTTTGCGATTGTACGTCGTATTCTGAATAACAAACCAATTTCCAGTGCGGATAAGGGACACTTACACCACTGCTTGCTGAATATGGGGCTATCCCATCGAGCTACAGTGATCACTATCTATGGAATGAGTGCATTTTTCGGGGGAGCAGCGATCCTGCTTACTCAAGTAACCAATGCACAACATACGATCTGGATGACGCTCATTATTCTAGCTGTGCTAGGGTTTGTCATTCACATGGTAACAGAAATTGTTGGGCTAGTTGGACGTAAGCACCGTCCAATCCTCAATGCCTATGAACGTTTAAAATTAAAAGTAAGTAACTCGATACGTCGGGGTCAATAA
- a CDS encoding glycosyltransferase, with protein sequence MKVARILGVPFSTKGLQETVQHLTDLVKRGERTHVITANPEIVMLSQGNVNMARLMEQAYIVPDGIGIIYAARWLQAPIRERVTGVELVEHLMLQANENDWGVYLLGASPEVNEKAAEVLQERFPQAKIVGRQNGYFKPEEEAKIVADIQEKKPDLLFVAMGAPKQDEWIAKHWTELPVSLAMGVGGCLDVISGKVKRAPKMWQQLHLEWLYRLVKDPSRWRRQLAIPHFVATVLWSRLKKRSESQ encoded by the coding sequence ATGAAAGTCGCGCGAATCCTGGGGGTTCCGTTTTCTACTAAAGGTTTGCAAGAGACGGTGCAACATTTGACCGATCTTGTCAAACGCGGGGAACGTACACACGTCATCACCGCTAATCCAGAAATCGTGATGCTATCTCAAGGAAATGTAAATATGGCACGCTTGATGGAACAAGCCTATATTGTGCCAGATGGTATTGGAATTATTTATGCAGCTCGGTGGTTACAAGCTCCGATCCGCGAACGTGTTACAGGTGTCGAATTAGTAGAACATCTCATGTTACAAGCGAATGAAAACGATTGGGGTGTTTATTTGTTAGGGGCTTCGCCCGAAGTAAATGAGAAAGCGGCGGAAGTTCTACAAGAACGTTTTCCCCAAGCCAAGATTGTTGGTCGTCAAAATGGATATTTTAAGCCTGAAGAAGAGGCGAAAATTGTCGCAGATATACAAGAAAAGAAACCAGATTTACTATTTGTAGCCATGGGTGCACCGAAACAAGATGAATGGATTGCAAAACACTGGACTGAACTACCTGTTTCACTTGCAATGGGAGTTGGAGGATGCTTAGACGTCATTTCTGGTAAAGTAAAGCGTGCGCCTAAGATGTGGCAACAACTGCATTTGGAATGGCTTTATCGCTTAGTAAAAGATCCGTCGAGATGGAGAAGACAGCTGGCAATACCACACTTTGTCGCCACAGTGCTGTGGAGTCGTTTGAAAAAACGTTCCGAGTCTCAGTAG
- the fabZ gene encoding 3-hydroxyacyl-[acyl-carrier-protein] dehydratase FabZ yields MLDSVQIQEIIPHRYPFLLVDRIIEVEYGKRSVGLKNVTINEPFFQGHFPGYPVMPGVLIVEALAQVGAVAILGKEENKGKLAFFAGIDNFRFKEQVTPGDTLLLEVEMTRVRGTVGKGNAVARVGEKVVAEGEIMFAIGNK; encoded by the coding sequence ATTTTAGATTCTGTACAAATTCAGGAGATCATCCCTCATCGTTATCCGTTTCTTTTGGTGGATCGAATTATAGAAGTAGAATACGGTAAACGCTCTGTAGGATTGAAAAATGTAACCATTAATGAACCGTTTTTTCAGGGACATTTTCCTGGCTACCCCGTTATGCCAGGTGTTTTAATTGTAGAAGCGCTTGCTCAAGTTGGTGCGGTAGCAATTTTGGGTAAAGAAGAGAATAAAGGGAAATTAGCTTTCTTTGCTGGTATTGACAATTTCCGCTTTAAAGAACAAGTAACACCAGGTGATACATTGCTGCTAGAAGTAGAAATGACAAGGGTTCGTGGCACTGTTGGTAAGGGAAATGCAGTGGCACGAGTTGGCGAAAAAGTGGTAGCGGAAGGCGAAATTATGTTTGCGATCGGCAATAAATAA
- a CDS encoding CDP-diacylglycerol--glycerol-3-phosphate 3-phosphatidyltransferase: protein MNVPNALTLLRIALVPIYLIVFFSAFSYHITLAYFILILAGLTDVVDGYIARTYKMITSTGEMLDPLADKLMMLAVIFSFLLSERISIWAASVFFLRDLAMIILYALFHFRGKKLVSANIYGKVTTVLFYIVFTSIMFQYTYGELLLWIVILFSILTSAIYLMKVLLLNKDMKEKSTP from the coding sequence GTGAATGTCCCTAATGCGTTAACTCTTTTACGCATCGCATTGGTCCCGATCTACCTGATAGTGTTCTTTTCCGCCTTTTCGTACCATATTACCTTAGCCTATTTCATTCTGATCTTGGCAGGTCTTACGGATGTGGTGGATGGGTATATAGCGCGAACATACAAAATGATTACTAGCACAGGTGAAATGCTTGATCCACTCGCCGATAAATTAATGATGTTAGCCGTTATCTTTTCTTTTTTGCTATCCGAGCGGATTAGCATCTGGGCGGCCTCCGTATTCTTTTTACGCGATTTAGCGATGATTATTCTTTATGCGTTGTTTCATTTTCGCGGTAAGAAGCTCGTATCAGCTAATATTTATGGGAAGGTAACAACCGTGTTATTTTACATTGTGTTTACTTCCATCATGTTTCAATACACATATGGTGAATTATTATTATGGATCGTCATTTTGTTCTCCATCTTGACCAGTGCAATTTATTTGATGAAGGTTTTATTGTTAAACAAAGATATGAAAGAAAAGAGCACTCCGTAA
- a CDS encoding DNA-directed RNA polymerase subunit beta, translated as MNQVKGRKAQREELDAKEVRPKNGRSFPKMLAKVTMVPILLFISLVMGLAIGFSVVGKMPLSQAFQYETYKHIYDLMFAA; from the coding sequence GTGAACCAGGTAAAAGGACGTAAAGCGCAACGTGAAGAGCTGGATGCAAAAGAGGTAAGACCCAAAAACGGTAGGAGTTTTCCCAAGATGCTTGCAAAAGTAACGATGGTCCCTATCCTATTATTTATCTCTCTTGTGATGGGCCTTGCTATCGGGTTTTCTGTTGTGGGAAAGATGCCTCTATCACAAGCATTCCAGTATGAGACGTACAAGCATATCTATGATTTAATGTTTGCAGCGTAA
- a CDS encoding flagellar hook-basal body protein has translation MQSLNISTSALRAVQQVIDVTSNNIANVNTVGFKGSSADFSELLSDTMNKQPVKDQENRNTPEGISIGSGVKMGMTRMNQKQGGAMTTGVPTDLMIEGDGMFIVRKQAMDENGQVVFRNGRPVEEYYATRNGNFHLQKNENERYNLLTATGETLVDAYGIEIDIDIDIDDPQGGQITVNEQGGIFVNGESVSVSDIPLFKITNQDRYERVGQNNLRITNNPDDLIGMTQVDYAEGEGKLHQGMLETSNVELNQEMTQLMLAQRAYQFNARALSITDQMMSTANMLRSR, from the coding sequence ATGCAATCATTAAACATATCTACATCAGCTCTGCGTGCTGTCCAACAGGTGATTGACGTTACGTCTAATAACATTGCCAATGTGAACACGGTAGGCTTTAAAGGGAGTAGTGCAGATTTTTCTGAGTTGTTGTCAGACACCATGAATAAACAACCGGTTAAGGACCAGGAGAATCGGAATACACCAGAGGGTATCTCTATTGGAAGCGGTGTGAAGATGGGCATGACCCGCATGAATCAAAAACAAGGTGGAGCGATGACGACAGGTGTTCCCACCGACTTAATGATTGAAGGCGACGGCATGTTTATTGTTCGCAAGCAAGCTATGGACGAAAATGGACAAGTTGTTTTCCGTAATGGACGCCCTGTGGAAGAGTATTATGCGACACGGAATGGAAATTTCCATTTGCAAAAGAATGAGAATGAGCGGTATAATCTGCTAACGGCGACTGGTGAAACGCTAGTCGACGCTTATGGCATTGAAATTGATATTGATATTGATATTGATGATCCTCAAGGTGGACAAATTACTGTCAACGAACAAGGTGGAATCTTTGTTAACGGAGAATCGGTTTCTGTCAGTGATATTCCTCTATTTAAGATTACAAACCAAGATCGTTATGAGCGCGTAGGACAAAATAATTTGCGAATTACGAACAATCCAGACGACCTGATAGGTATGACCCAGGTTGATTATGCTGAAGGTGAGGGTAAACTACACCAAGGCATGCTAGAAACTTCAAATGTAGAGTTAAATCAAGAAATGACGCAGCTGATGCTAGCCCAACGCGCCTACCAATTTAATGCGCGTGCGTTATCCATTACCGATCAGATGATGAGCACAGCAAATATGCTTCGTAGCAGATAA
- a CDS encoding flagellar hook-basal body protein has translation MIRGLYTAGSGMVALQNRQEALANNLANINTPGYKEKEGVLRAFPEELLMRMNDEEGPEVKGYPKIGNHSVQIGKLHQGVYMSESISNFIQGDIAESNNPYDVALTDNLPIPENAPLFNKKPVQPKLFVSVAKLENVNGVATAEQIRYGRNGNWNVNPQGYLVNTDGYYMLGNDNRPIQISDDTGLLDGKITIGTDGLIHLSDGTTRQLGLVKANNPYQMVREGNNVFRAQNPEDVQALEGTDDGRFAIRQGWVERANVDPARTMTDMMTVMRAYEANQRVITTLDGTMDKAVNEVGRVT, from the coding sequence TTGATTAGAGGGCTATACACGGCCGGCTCCGGCATGGTGGCATTGCAGAACCGTCAAGAGGCGTTGGCGAACAATCTGGCCAACATTAATACACCAGGATACAAGGAGAAGGAGGGCGTGCTACGCGCGTTTCCTGAAGAGTTATTGATGCGTATGAATGATGAGGAAGGCCCTGAGGTAAAAGGCTATCCTAAGATCGGTAATCATTCTGTACAAATCGGTAAATTGCATCAAGGTGTCTATATGTCTGAATCGATTTCCAACTTTATACAAGGGGATATCGCCGAGAGTAATAATCCATATGATGTTGCTTTGACGGATAACTTGCCAATCCCAGAAAATGCCCCACTCTTTAATAAAAAACCAGTTCAGCCTAAGCTATTTGTTAGTGTAGCTAAATTGGAAAACGTAAATGGGGTAGCAACAGCGGAACAGATTCGTTATGGTCGCAATGGGAATTGGAATGTGAATCCACAAGGATATTTGGTGAATACCGATGGCTACTACATGCTAGGGAATGACAATCGTCCTATACAGATTAGTGATGATACAGGTCTTCTAGATGGCAAAATAACCATTGGTACTGACGGGCTGATTCACCTGTCTGATGGCACGACACGTCAACTAGGACTTGTGAAAGCTAACAATCCTTATCAAATGGTGCGCGAAGGCAACAATGTGTTTCGTGCGCAAAATCCTGAGGATGTACAAGCCCTTGAAGGCACTGACGACGGGCGGTTTGCCATTCGACAAGGATGGGTTGAGCGTGCCAATGTTGATCCAGCCCGTACGATGACTGACATGATGACGGTAATGAGAGCGTATGAAGCTAACCAACGTGTCATTACCACATTAGATGGTACGATGGATAAGGCCGTAAATGAAGTAGGACGTGTAACCTAA
- a CDS encoding rod shape-determining protein, producing the protein MLSKDIGIDLGTANVLIYVKGRGIVLDEPSVVAIDDHTKKVLAVGNEAHRMVGRTPGNIIAIRPLRDGVIADFEITEAMLKHFMAKIGAKSFFARPRILVCCPTNITSVEQKAIREAAERSGGAREVFIEEEPKVAAIGAGMDIFQPSGNMVVDIGGGTTDVAVLSMGDIVTASSIKVAGDKFDLAIMRYIKSKYKMLIGERTAEDIKVQIGTVYGSRQDEMDIRGRDMVSGLPQTITIRSQEVQISLAESVSQIVQASKNVLERTPPELSADIIDKGVFLTGGGALLHGLDQMLMDELKVPVLVAEEPMSCVAKGTGLMLDYLDKLPSRKKFFG; encoded by the coding sequence ATGTTAAGTAAAGATATTGGAATCGACTTAGGCACTGCCAATGTTTTAATTTATGTTAAAGGCAGGGGTATTGTTTTAGATGAACCGTCCGTAGTAGCAATAGATGATCATACCAAAAAAGTGTTGGCGGTAGGGAATGAAGCGCATCGTATGGTGGGTCGTACACCAGGTAATATTATTGCGATTCGTCCTTTGCGTGATGGGGTTATAGCTGACTTCGAGATTACAGAAGCGATGCTAAAACACTTTATGGCTAAAATCGGAGCAAAAAGTTTCTTCGCGCGTCCTCGCATCTTGGTTTGTTGCCCAACGAATATTACTTCAGTTGAGCAAAAGGCAATCCGTGAGGCTGCTGAGCGAAGCGGAGGGGCACGTGAAGTATTCATAGAAGAAGAACCAAAAGTGGCGGCTATCGGAGCTGGAATGGACATTTTCCAACCATCGGGCAATATGGTAGTCGATATAGGCGGTGGAACCACGGATGTTGCGGTTCTATCCATGGGGGATATCGTCACCGCCTCATCGATCAAAGTAGCTGGTGATAAATTCGATCTAGCCATTATGAGGTACATAAAGAGTAAATATAAAATGCTAATCGGAGAACGGACTGCTGAAGACATCAAAGTACAAATCGGAACTGTCTATGGTTCACGCCAGGATGAAATGGACATCCGCGGACGTGATATGGTAAGCGGCTTGCCGCAAACCATCACGATTCGTTCGCAGGAGGTTCAGATTTCCCTGGCTGAATCAGTTAGTCAAATTGTACAAGCTTCAAAAAATGTTTTAGAACGAACACCTCCGGAACTTTCTGCCGATATTATTGATAAGGGAGTTTTCTTGACTGGTGGAGGCGCGCTTCTACACGGTCTAGATCAAATGTTGATGGACGAGCTAAAAGTACCTGTATTGGTAGCAGAAGAGCCAATGAGCTGCGTAGCCAAAGGAACAGGATTGATGCTTGATTACCTAGATAAGCTTCCTAGTCGAAAAAAGTTTTTTGGATAA
- the spoIIID gene encoding sporulation transcriptional regulator SpoIIID, translating into MHDYIKERTIKIGRYIVETRNTVRMIAKEFGVSKSTVHKDLTERLPEINPELANQVKEILEYHKAIRHLRGGEATKIKYKRKNKKARREQEESV; encoded by the coding sequence GTGCACGATTACATCAAAGAGCGAACCATTAAGATAGGTAGATATATTGTGGAAACGCGCAATACGGTTCGCATGATCGCCAAGGAGTTTGGAGTGTCCAAAAGTACGGTTCACAAGGATTTGACAGAAAGGTTGCCAGAGATTAATCCCGAACTGGCTAATCAGGTAAAAGAGATTTTAGAATATCATAAAGCGATTCGTCATTTGCGTGGAGGAGAGGCTACTAAAATCAAGTATAAGCGAAAGAATAAAAAGGCTCGCAGAGAGCAGGAAGAGAGCGTATAA
- a CDS encoding M23 family metallopeptidase — protein sequence MEDKRNQKQPVSMKKSTWRSILGKKWAFPAIYIGTAAIILAFVMWYQGSLINQATKTPQQIDNVTVVNGDNKPATVHEKEEAVAVNNTTPTLAWPVAKEVMYEIGMGFFNEEANADEQAKSLVKFNDSFVPHTGIDLISTNGKTFDVTAAGDGKVVKVYNDQLVGNLVEIEHPNKLVSVYQSLEKVTVKANDEVKQGQTIGVAGRNVFEKDAKAHLHFEVRMDGSSVDPHKFLKEAQPQ from the coding sequence ATGGAAGATAAAAGAAATCAAAAACAACCTGTTTCTATGAAAAAGTCAACTTGGAGAAGTATCTTAGGTAAAAAATGGGCATTCCCAGCTATCTACATCGGGACAGCAGCAATTATCCTAGCATTCGTGATGTGGTATCAAGGAAGCTTGATTAATCAAGCAACCAAGACTCCACAACAAATCGACAACGTGACAGTGGTCAATGGTGATAACAAGCCAGCTACTGTTCATGAGAAAGAGGAAGCTGTTGCGGTAAACAACACGACTCCAACTCTTGCATGGCCTGTAGCAAAAGAAGTAATGTATGAGATCGGCATGGGCTTCTTTAATGAAGAAGCTAATGCTGATGAACAAGCCAAATCACTAGTGAAATTTAACGATTCTTTCGTACCGCACACAGGGATTGATTTAATCTCTACGAATGGAAAGACGTTTGATGTAACAGCTGCTGGTGACGGGAAAGTTGTGAAAGTTTACAATGATCAATTGGTAGGTAATTTAGTGGAAATCGAACATCCCAATAAGCTGGTGAGTGTGTATCAAAGCTTGGAGAAAGTCACCGTGAAGGCAAATGATGAAGTGAAGCAAGGTCAGACTATCGGTGTAGCAGGACGTAATGTATTTGAGAAGGATGCGAAAGCTCATCTACACTTTGAAGTCCGTATGGATGGAAGCTCTGTTGATCCACACAAATTTTTGAAAGAAGCACAACCGCAATAA
- the spoIID gene encoding stage II sporulation protein D, whose product MRRYFLFLVITLPILLVLVPAALVMYHTPDPTVTPVVMVEQEGEPYSDNQPQINVFRSKLNQIEKMPLETYIEGVVAAEMPAEFELEALKAQAMAARTYIVRRLAEGNFQDVPKGAHVLDTVRHQAFLGEVERKEMWGKQYEWKQNRIHQAVKGTLGKVLTYEGKPIDATFFSTSNGFTENAEDYWSARIPYLRSVASPWDIDSPRYEQSVQIPLEQFQQKLGVMIVATASDGNWYSVEERTAGNRIGRIKVGEKEFSGKEIREKLSLSSSSFSMKIKQGNVVITTKGYGHGVGMSQWGANGMAKAGKSAEQIVKYYYKGITMQDYQNVMKA is encoded by the coding sequence ATGAGACGTTACTTTCTTTTTCTGGTCATCACTCTACCGATTCTCCTTGTTTTGGTACCGGCAGCTCTAGTCATGTATCATACGCCAGATCCCACGGTGACTCCTGTTGTGATGGTGGAGCAGGAGGGCGAACCTTATTCGGACAACCAACCCCAGATTAATGTCTTTCGTAGCAAATTGAATCAGATTGAGAAAATGCCATTAGAGACGTACATCGAGGGTGTGGTTGCGGCAGAAATGCCAGCCGAATTTGAGCTGGAAGCATTGAAAGCCCAAGCAATGGCCGCTCGAACATATATTGTTCGGCGATTGGCGGAAGGGAATTTCCAAGATGTACCTAAGGGAGCGCATGTGCTTGATACAGTACGGCATCAGGCTTTTTTAGGAGAAGTAGAGCGGAAGGAAATGTGGGGAAAGCAGTATGAGTGGAAGCAAAATCGTATTCATCAAGCTGTGAAAGGTACTCTTGGTAAGGTACTAACCTATGAAGGTAAGCCAATTGATGCTACTTTTTTTTCAACCAGCAACGGATTTACCGAGAATGCAGAGGATTATTGGTCAGCTCGCATCCCCTATTTGCGGAGTGTAGCTAGCCCTTGGGATATTGATTCCCCTAGGTATGAGCAGAGCGTACAGATTCCACTTGAGCAATTTCAACAAAAGCTAGGCGTGATGATTGTGGCGACTGCTTCTGACGGCAATTGGTATTCCGTTGAGGAGCGAACAGCCGGTAACCGTATCGGACGTATTAAAGTAGGAGAAAAGGAATTTAGCGGTAAAGAGATAAGGGAAAAGCTAAGTTTATCCTCTAGTTCATTCTCTATGAAAATAAAACAAGGGAATGTGGTAATCACCACAAAAGGCTATGGTCATGGAGTAGGTATGAGTCAATGGGGTGCTAACGGTATGGCTAAAGCCGGTAAGTCAGCAGAACAGATCGTCAAATATTACTACAAAGGAATTACTATGCAAGATTATCAGAATGTTATGAAAGCGTGA